Proteins from a genomic interval of Geotrypetes seraphini chromosome 7, aGeoSer1.1, whole genome shotgun sequence:
- the LRRC10 gene encoding leucine-rich repeat-containing protein 10, whose translation MGNTVRSIIAFVPSNKCQRYLLGDLEEMPVDKMVDLSGKQLRRFPLKVCAFTELVKLYLSDNNLTNLPPELQLLQNLQILALDFNNFKSLPLAVCSLKQLSILYLGNNRLHDLPSELSLLQNLKTLWIEFNYLTHLPEVICELSLLKTLHAGSNAIHQLPGELKHLEELRSIWLSGNLLTDFPQVLLEMPLLEIIDVDRNSIRSFPQLVHLSGLKLVIYDHNPCRNAPKVAKGVRRVGRWSEESPEPKKRSEIEEEIEKVIEIKDSESPAVTKTEKQQNQ comes from the coding sequence ATGGGAAACACCGTAAGATCCATCATAGCTTTCGTACCCTCTAACAAGTGTCAAAGATACCTGCTGGGCGACCTTGAGGAAATGCCTGTTGACAAAATGGTGGACTTGAGTGGCAAACAATTAAGGAGGTTTCCCCTCAAAGTGTGCGCTTTCACGGAGCTTGTCAAGCTCTATCTCAGCGACAATAACCTGACAAACCTGCCACCTGAGCTCCAACTTTTGCAGAATCTGCAGATCTTAGCTCtggatttcaacaattttaagtCCCTCCCATTGGCTGTCTGCAGCTTAAAGCAACTTTCTATCCTCTACCTCGGCAACAACAGGCTTCATGACCTTCCTTCTGAGCTGAGCCTTCTCCAGAACCTGAAAACCTTGTGGATTGAATTCAATTATTTAACACATTTGCCTGAAGTCATCTGTGAATTGAGTCTCCTCAAAACTCTTCATGCCGGTTCCAATGCCATCCACCAGCTCCCTGGAGAGCTCAAACATCTCGAGGAGCTTCGTAGTATCTGGCTTTCAGGGAACCTGCTCACTGATTTTCCCCAGGTCCTGCTGGAGATGCCTTTGCTGGAGATAATTGATGTGGACAGAAACAGCATTAGATCCTTTCCCCAACTGGTTCATCTCTCAGGTTTGAAGTTGGTGATCTATGATCATAACCCCTGTAGAAACGCCCCCAAGGTAGCCAAGGGGGTAAGAAGAGTGGGCAGGTGGTCTGAAGAAAGCCCAGAGCCAAAAAAGAGATCAGAGATTGAAGAAGAGATAGAAAAAGTAATAGAAATCAAGGATTCAGAATCTCCCGCTGTTACCAAGACAGAAAAGCAACAGAACCAAtga